The Theileria parva strain Muguga chromosome 1, complete sequence, whole genome shotgun sequence DNA window TCCGATAAGACATTTTATTTGTTCacaaaattttttagtaaCAACGGTATTTGACGGTAACTCCAACTATGATAAGAAGAGCGAAATTGTGTATACGACGGACGAGTACATACTCCGAAAACTACTAGTGGATCCCCTGCTGTCAGAATTCTCGGTCTTCATATTGTGCAATGTTCAAGAAAGAGCACTTAACTTGGATTTGCTTTTGGCACTTTTCAAGCGTCTTTTGAATGTACGGAAGAGACTTAGACTTGTACTCCTGTATCAGTCCACCAACGTTAACTATATTCTTGAGTATTTTAAGAGGGAATCGCCAAACGGGCCTAATGTACCAGACGATATTCCAACTCCAGATTTCTTTTTTGGAGAATTCCCATTAAAAGACGTACACTACATTTATGTAGAAAATGAATTCTCATTCTATAAAGTTAGTTACCTGTCAAAGCCAACTTCCAATTATATGGAATCACTCATATCAACAGGTGTGTCATGACTTAATTACATAAATCACATATATATTTCATATGCATAATTGGTTTAGTATATGACATATGTAAGAATGAGAGTAGTGACAATATCCTAATATTTGTCCCTACTCGAGAGCACGCACATATACTGAAGGCTGAACTTGAAGAACTTGCGAATCAGTTTTCAAGCGATAAAGGTGCGATTAACGTTATGTGTCTGAGAGGGAACATTTATATGGAGAATAAGGAAGACGTCTTGAGAAACATTTTCATATGCACAGACGTGAACGATTATAACTTTGGGATGGGAGAAATAACGTACTTGGTGGACAGTTGCCTGACCAGACGCCTGTCATCAGAGTACTTGAATACTGGAATGAGCGAGAACATAACAGCCTCAACCAGAGAGGAAATGATGATTAAATCATCCCTGATACACAACATACGCAGAGGAATATGCTATAGATTATTGACGCAAAATGATTATAATTCAATTATCcaagtaataatttatactggttaattatttaacaacGCTGTAGtaagttaattaatttttaggagTTTATAGTCCCTGAAATCATGACGAAGGATCTCACGCTGACGGTTCTGTTGCTGAAATCACTGGGAATTTCCAAGTTGAATGATTTTGACTTTTTGACTAAGCCGCCCGCAGAATCCCTCAAGCACTCGTTATTCACACTCTACATGCTAGGTGCGATAGACACTTCCGGTGAATTGGTCTATCCAATAGGAAACTTGATGGCTGAATTAAGAGTTACACCGTATCTTTCGAGCTTTTTGTATCGATCAGTGGAGTCTGGATGCTCAGAGGAAGCACTAATCATCTATTCAATGCTTCAGGTTCTTTCCCATTGGAATaccttaaatatatataatttatttataaataaatagcCCTTACATCTCAATTCGTAAcgttataataatatttaggtGAAAGAAATTCTATGGAAGAAGTCTAGTAAGATATACCGTAATGATACATCTTACTCAAATGACCGTTTGGAAAGCGCAAAGCTAGCTTTCGCAGCCCTGGAGGGTGATTTGGtttcatattttaacatGTTTCAACTGTCACAGTATTATAAGGATGAAGATGATAAGTGGCTGTCGACACACATGGTTAACGAAAGAGCAATACAAACAGCCCAGAGAATAAAGAACAAGACCTCAAAGTTGCTTGAAAAGTACAATCTCGAGACCACCAGCTGCGATGGCAACGTCGAACTGCTCATCAAGACGATATTCTCGAGCTTTTTCCTAAACGTGGCTTGCAAGGAACATTTGATAGTAAACTTCCAAAACTCCAACCAGATCATACAACACCTTAAGGCCAATCAACCATTGAACGCCTCAGATCCAAAAAGAGAAGACCAACAGCCATATGTCCTAGTTAAATCGTAAGAATTTACTTAATCCTATCCTTAAACTTTGATCTAAAATACTTAATTCTGTATCAAAACCACTTTCAGTGTGTgtttaatttgattttaggTATGAAAAGTTTAATTATAAGCCATTGTATATTCACCCGTCCTCATTTATTGTCAATGAACAGCCTGACTGGGTAGTATTTAATGAATCTAACACCATTGATGGGAAGTTATACATGCATGACATAACAACTATAAGACCAGAGTACCTTTAATACTTAGCTTTATGTTCTTTAAGGAACGCCTTACACATATTATGGTTATATTAGTTGCTGTTTGTTGAATTCGgttgattaatttttaggtaTTTGCAAGAACTGGCTCCACATTATTTCGGAGATTACGACGTCAAGCCCTATTTGGAGacttgttaaaaattttaatcttaaCCTTGTAACTTTACCACAACTACACATTAGCATTGTTTGTTTATTTGtatcataaattttaaatttttattattttgttaattttatgtaaaaattttaatttatccttGTTTGATGGTAAATATGTTGAATTTATTGTTAGATTATCAATGTTGTCGGTGTTAGCTCCCCTGGTAGCAAGGTCGCTGGCCAGGGGGACTGGAATCTCGAGTACAAGACTTTTGCTCTTCcaaaatactataaatcGGTGTTCAATCTGTTTAAATTCAACAAGTAGAATCCCAGTTCATGACAGTAGAAAATTATCAGAGACTGAAGGACACACAGAagataatagtataaaacaCAACAAGAATGTGGAAAGAAAGATGATAAATAGTTTGAATTATAATGCAAAATTTGCCGATTTTATAAGGAAGGACACCAAGCCAGATGACGGAATGGGTTATGGCCTAGTGGCACTATTTATCGCAATGTTTGGAATCTCATTTGCCTGTGTTCCACTATACGAGTACTTTTGCCAACAATCGGGGTATCTGGGAACCACAAAGAAAACAAAAACATACACACCACCGCCTGaaagtattaatatttactataaCAACGCACATAACActattaaaaatagtttGCTAGATTGCATTAATATTGATTAGATTTGAATTTGAGAAAGTTTGAAATTGATTTTGTGACTCATTCTAACCTGAATTGGGAGTTTAAGCCCTGTCAGAAAAGAGTAGTGGTCAGACCTGGTGAGACTACACTATCTTTCTATACGGCTAAGAACCTGAGTAAAGAACCCGTTATAGGTAGTTTTAATCttcataaatttgaatagGAGTTGCTGCATACCATGTTATACCGGATGAGGCTGgactttattttaataaaatacagTGTTTCTGCTTTGAAGAGCAATTACTAAACCCAGGTACACATGGGAAATtgtatttaaattttaggaGAGGAGGTGGATTTACCCGTTCTTTTCTTTCTAGATCCCGAAATCGTAAAGGATAAAAAACTACgtaacaatttattatattagttatatatattcaCAATTTAGTTTGTTAAATGACTCGAATGTTTAGATGGAGTTGATAAGATCACATTGTCGTACATCTTCTTTGAAGCTAATTCTGAAATACCGCCAGAATATAAAAGTTTATTTAACCAGACGTCTGAACCCATAAAAAATAGTTGACTGTCTATTTCTAATAAGACTAATTATTTCTAATAATAGTGATATTTTaagtaaatatttttatgtgCTGTATAACATTTTGTGcaataaattatgatttCTTGGTGCAAAAGTATATTATGAGAGCTATAGCAACTATAGCTGCAATTCCTAAAACGACTGAAACGATTATAACctgaaattttatattaattgaaAACACAAATATGTAACAAAGTAtgtgataataaaatactatGTTCCTTGGTCTTGCATAAACTTTAGAGGCGTTTTTTGAGGCTTCAAATGCCTAAATATGAGTTGTAGAAGTTTGTTTAAAggattataatatatattcatACTTCAATTGCTTTCCCCTTAAGAACCTCAGAGGTATCCCTCAGTAATTCAACGTTTGCGGTACTTTCTAAAACATGAAACATACTCTCCTTTATGTGATTCTTGGCGTGTTCAGCTTTTACCTTGatctaaatttaaattaactattaaatccaatttataattattaatttgataatttagtgtttaactaataattttgaatattGTCGTTACCAAGGTGACGTGATCTTTTTCAACAACTGAGTCGTATTTATAGAAAATATCTTTTAGTTTTTCTTGTAACGTAGATTGCAAACCTAGTACAGGTGAGTCATTTTCATAACCACTTGATAATACTAGCTTAATTAAATCctatacaaaatttttatcattattcaTACAATActgtaatattttatacaataacattttatatgtacagtattgtaataattatataatatataaggtaaagtaattttaaaatacgTTTAATATGGCGTTGGCGAAACGTCTTGGATAATTTTCTCCCAAAGTTAACAAATAAGCTCCCATTGTATCATTATCGTATGAGAGGAAATACAAAGTTGCTCCCTCGAGTACTATATCGGAAACATCTGAATCATTTATTTAGTCAAAACTTAGTTAATTTGACTATGTGAATTAGTTTATACCTGTCTTGCCCTTTCTAAGTGACTCAAATATTCTGTCTTTTGCTTCAgtaatctaaaaattaatcatAAAACTGAACTTAAACTAGTTAAGTAATTAAGTTATGATTTGTTACAATCTTTTCGTATATTATAGGGATCCTGATAGGGTAGGAAACCACTTCTCTGGCCTGCTCTATATTGACAAAGGCcatataaattaagttGTCGTACTGGACATCCATtatgaatatttaaattaaacataaaaCTTTAGGGGTAAAATGTTGAGTACTAATGttaaattcataaaattatagctaattttattaaatacataaaaaattatttcctTAAAGGAATTTTCTACGAGAATTACTAGATCAATCCGGGATGGTAATATGGTCATGGATTTGTCAAACTAGGTTAAGTATtgttataataatgataattaaaCAAGTAATTTGAGgaaaattttggaaattGAAGGATTTAAGGTGTTGTTGTT harbors:
- the DHX35 gene encoding Oligonucleotide/oligosaccharide-binding (OB)-fold family protein — its product is MERVIEKYKNEIVHSVEEYNVLVLSGYPDSYMNSFVPFYLFNRGFADQVKQSPNPPKICTVFNNKQDVLYFSDLCSALVNDKTRVTTVFDGNSNYDKKSEIVYTTDEYILRKLLVDPLLSEFSVFILCNVQERALNLDLLLALFKRLLNVRKRLRLVLLYQSTNVNYILEYFKRESPNGPNVPDDIPTPDFFFGEFPLKDVHYIYVENEFSFYKVSYLSKPTSNYMESLISTVYDICKNESSDNILIFVPTREHAHILKAELEELANQFSSDKGAINVMCLRGNIYMENKEDVLRNIFICTDVNDYNFGMGEITYLVDSCLTRRLSSEYLNTGMSENITASTREEMMIKSSLIHNIRRGICYRLLTQNDYNSIIQEFIVPEIMTKDLTLTVLLLKSLGISKLNDFDFLTKPPAESLKHSLFTLYMLGAIDTSGELVYPIGNLMAELRVTPYLSSFLYRSVESGCSEEALIIYSMLQVKEILWKKSSKIYRNDTSYSNDRLESAKLAFAALEGDLVSYFNMFQLSQYYKDEDDKWLSTHMVNERAIQTAQRIKNKTSKLLEKYNLETTSCDGNVELLIKTIFSSFFLNVACKEHLIVNFQNSNQIIQHLKANQPLNASDPKREDQQPYVLVKSYEKFNYKPLYIHPSSFIVNEQPDWVVFNESNTIDGKLYMHDITTIRPEYLQELAPHYFGDYDVKPYLETC
- the COX11 gene encoding Cytochrome c oxidase assembly protein CtaG/Cox11 family protein yields the protein MLSVLAPLVARSLARGTGISSTRLLLFQNTINRCSICLNSTSRIPVHDSRKLSETEGHTEDNSIKHNKNVERKMINSLNYNAKFADFIRKDTKPDDGMGYGLVALFIAMFGISFACVPLYEYFCQQSGYLGTTKKTKTYTPPPENLNLRKFEIDFVTHSNLNWEFKPCQKRVVVRPGETTLSFYTAKNLSKEPVIGVAAYHVIPDEAGLYFNKIQCFCFEEQLLNPGEEVDLPVLFFLDPEIVKDKKLHGVDKITLSYIFFEANSEIPPEYKSLFNQTSEPIKNS
- a CDS encoding putative integral membrane protein, which encodes MGAYLLTLGENYPRRFANAILNDLIKLVLSSGYENDSPVLGLQSTLQEKLKDIFYKYDSVVEKDHVTLIKVKAEHAKNHIKESMFHVLESTANVELLRDTSEVLKGKAIEAFEASKNASKVYARPRNIVIIVSVVLGIAAIVAIALIIYFCTKKS